The following proteins are encoded in a genomic region of Mycobacterium kiyosense:
- a CDS encoding enoyl-CoA hydratase: MATEKQQGSADDRRDVLVERHNTTIVARLNRPQHGNSVQGTLMRDLLDAFETADGDDSVRAIVTIGEGSTYCVGADRDVLGRVTSEGGIDFQELGYQGDLGGDWGMPALSAVQRRSDTLGFGRWVTRILDVSTPTIAAINGGTAGGGLALALLHDIRIASRTAKFAPVFVALGVSPELGVSWLLPRIVGWPKAFDLLTRVRPIDADEALEIGLVEAVVEPHELLDAALARAAHFAQLPKVSVRMVKRLLRQSTESTLQTQLEREWHNQTNLFSSPEIGAAAKAYLDRL; this comes from the coding sequence ATGGCGACGGAGAAGCAACAAGGCAGCGCGGACGACCGCCGAGATGTACTGGTGGAGCGCCATAACACCACGATCGTGGCCCGGCTGAATCGTCCCCAGCACGGCAATTCCGTTCAGGGAACCCTGATGCGGGATCTGCTCGACGCATTCGAGACCGCCGATGGCGACGACAGCGTGCGAGCGATCGTCACCATCGGCGAGGGATCCACCTATTGCGTCGGCGCGGACCGCGACGTGCTCGGGCGCGTCACTTCCGAGGGCGGAATCGATTTCCAGGAGCTCGGATACCAGGGCGACCTCGGTGGAGATTGGGGGATGCCGGCACTCTCGGCAGTGCAACGGCGCTCCGACACTCTCGGATTCGGACGCTGGGTCACCCGCATTCTCGATGTCTCGACCCCGACCATCGCGGCGATCAACGGCGGCACAGCAGGCGGCGGCCTGGCACTTGCGCTGTTGCACGACATCCGAATTGCATCGAGAACTGCCAAGTTTGCTCCGGTCTTCGTGGCGCTCGGCGTTTCTCCGGAGCTGGGAGTGAGCTGGCTGCTGCCCCGGATCGTGGGCTGGCCCAAGGCTTTTGACCTGCTCACCCGGGTTCGTCCGATTGATGCCGACGAAGCGCTCGAAATCGGACTTGTCGAGGCAGTCGTCGAGCCGCACGAGTTGCTCGACGCCGCGCTGGCCCGTGCGGCGCACTTCGCCCAGCTGCCGAAGGTCTCGGTCCGGATGGTCAAGCGACTGCTGCGGCAATCGACGGAATCCACCCTTCAGACGCAGCTCGAGCGTGAATGGCATAATCAGACGAACCTTTTCAGCTCGCCGGAAATCGGCGCCGCCGCGAAAGCCTACCTTGACCGCCTCTAG
- a CDS encoding putative acyl-CoA dehydrogenase FadE has translation MTGITQDALGAEPVMRLVPSDEEKMLRDSVAQIAQSFGHSYFMQQVRNGGSASELWNALGEQGFLGVCLPVEYGGGGQSLWTLMIVAEELAAAGCPMVPLVFSQAICGQLIAKYGTTGQKDAWLEGIASGAMKFSFAITEPDAGSNSHNISTVAEKVGDQWVLRGTKTFISGVESADQIVVVARTGKRPDGRGLLSLFVVDPNAEGLARQHVPTAVEVPDQQWTLFFDGVSVGAERLIGNEHEGLRAVFDGLNPERILGAIQTIGIGRYALDKAVRYARERNVWGVPIGAHQAVAHPLAKAKIELEAARLFVQKACMMYDVGDPGVGEVANMAKYAAAEAGVNCLDHAIQVHGGNGVALEYGLTDMYWLARMIKFAPVSHEMVLNYVAEHTLGLPRSY, from the coding sequence ATGACGGGAATCACCCAAGACGCTCTCGGCGCCGAACCGGTTATGCGGTTGGTGCCGTCGGACGAAGAAAAGATGCTCCGGGACAGCGTCGCGCAGATCGCGCAGAGCTTCGGGCACTCGTACTTCATGCAGCAGGTGCGTAACGGCGGGTCGGCGTCGGAGCTGTGGAATGCCCTGGGGGAGCAGGGATTCCTTGGGGTGTGTCTGCCGGTCGAGTATGGCGGCGGTGGCCAGAGCCTGTGGACGCTGATGATCGTAGCCGAGGAGCTTGCGGCGGCGGGTTGTCCCATGGTGCCGTTGGTGTTCTCCCAGGCGATTTGCGGGCAGTTGATCGCGAAGTACGGGACAACCGGGCAAAAGGATGCCTGGCTGGAGGGAATCGCCAGCGGCGCAATGAAGTTCTCGTTCGCGATCACCGAGCCCGACGCCGGCTCGAACTCCCACAACATCAGCACGGTGGCGGAAAAGGTCGGCGACCAGTGGGTGCTGCGCGGAACCAAGACGTTCATCTCCGGCGTGGAGAGCGCCGACCAGATCGTGGTGGTGGCGCGCACGGGTAAGCGGCCGGACGGGCGGGGATTGTTGTCGTTATTCGTCGTTGATCCCAACGCGGAAGGGTTGGCCCGCCAACATGTTCCGACCGCGGTGGAGGTTCCCGATCAGCAGTGGACCCTGTTCTTCGACGGCGTCTCCGTCGGCGCCGAACGCCTTATCGGAAACGAGCACGAGGGTCTGCGCGCGGTGTTCGACGGGCTCAACCCGGAGCGCATTCTCGGCGCGATCCAAACCATCGGCATCGGCCGCTACGCCCTCGACAAGGCGGTGCGGTACGCCCGGGAACGCAATGTGTGGGGTGTGCCGATCGGCGCGCATCAGGCCGTGGCGCACCCGCTGGCCAAGGCGAAGATCGAACTCGAGGCCGCGCGTCTGTTCGTCCAGAAGGCGTGCATGATGTACGACGTCGGGGATCCCGGTGTCGGTGAAGTGGCCAACATGGCGAAATACGCCGCCGCCGAGGCCGGTGTGAATTGCCTCGACCACGCCATCCAGGTCCACGGCGGCAACGGTGTTGCACTCGAATACGGTTTGACCGACATGTACTGGCTGGCACGCATGATCAAGTTCGCGCCGGTTTCGCATGAAATGGTGCTCAACTATGTCGCCGAGCACACGCTGGGACTGCCTCGATCCTACTGA
- a CDS encoding putative acyl-CoA dehydrogenase FadE, whose amino-acid sequence MLRETVFTIASGFGPAYYKKVNDQGRSPIELWNALGDKGFLGVHLPEEYGGAGQGLLQLTAVLEETAAAGCPLLRLLVSPGIIGTILNRHATPEQKNRWLRGIASAQMRFSFGLTEPGAGSNSHNISTTARKEGDRYIVNGQKYYISGVDECDELLLVTKTGTDQKGRGQLTLLMVDPRSPGLTMQPIETALEEPEKQFTLFFDNVEVPVDRLIGQEGRGLQAAFDGLNPERILSAAVSVGIGRYALDKAAAYARTRTVWDGPIGAHQAIAHPLAEGKIKLESAALMTQRAAALYDAGLPAGEASNIAKLAAAEAGVFCLDHAIQTHGGNGVARDYNLTNYWFLARLLLIAPVSREMVLNFVAEHSLGLPRSY is encoded by the coding sequence ATGCTGCGGGAGACCGTGTTCACCATCGCGTCCGGCTTCGGCCCGGCCTACTACAAGAAGGTCAACGACCAAGGGCGTTCACCGATCGAGCTCTGGAATGCTCTCGGAGACAAAGGATTTCTCGGCGTCCACCTGCCCGAGGAATACGGCGGTGCGGGCCAGGGCCTGTTGCAGCTGACTGCCGTGCTCGAGGAGACGGCGGCCGCGGGCTGCCCCCTGCTGCGCCTGCTGGTCTCCCCCGGCATCATCGGCACGATCCTCAACCGGCACGCCACACCGGAGCAGAAAAACCGTTGGCTGCGCGGCATCGCCTCGGCGCAAATGCGATTCTCATTCGGGCTCACCGAGCCCGGAGCGGGGTCGAACTCGCACAACATCTCCACCACCGCCCGCAAGGAAGGCGACAGATACATCGTCAACGGTCAGAAGTACTACATCTCCGGGGTTGACGAGTGCGATGAGCTTCTGCTGGTCACCAAGACCGGCACAGATCAGAAGGGCAGGGGGCAGCTCACCCTGCTCATGGTGGATCCGCGCAGCCCAGGATTGACCATGCAGCCGATCGAAACCGCCCTCGAGGAACCGGAGAAGCAATTCACGCTGTTCTTCGACAATGTCGAGGTGCCCGTCGATCGCCTGATCGGCCAGGAGGGCCGCGGGCTGCAGGCAGCGTTCGACGGTCTGAATCCGGAGCGGATTCTCTCCGCGGCCGTCTCGGTCGGCATCGGCCGTTACGCACTGGACAAGGCCGCCGCGTACGCGCGCACCCGCACGGTGTGGGACGGTCCGATAGGCGCGCATCAGGCGATCGCGCACCCGCTGGCCGAGGGCAAGATCAAGTTGGAGTCGGCGGCGCTGATGACGCAACGCGCGGCGGCGCTCTACGACGCGGGGTTGCCGGCAGGAGAGGCCAGCAACATCGCAAAACTCGCGGCCGCCGAGGCCGGTGTGTTCTGTCTGGATCACGCGATCCAGACCCACGGCGGCAACGGTGTCGCGCGTGACTACAACCTCACCAACTATTGGTTCCTGGCCAGGCTCTTGCTGATCGCACCCGTGTCGCGCGAGATGGTTCTCAACTTCGTCGCCGAACATTCCCTCGGTTTGCCCCGCTCATACTAA
- a CDS encoding aldehyde dehydrogenase — translation MTALSTSETGGPIPARSEIDVLSPADGRLVGKVADMSAPEVEAVAHRLRGAQPAWAAIGFTGRRIWLERFRDWILDNEDRLLRLVQDETGKTWGDLPIGEIVASVDVLNYWARNAERFLAPQKARPHNVMMATKRMRVTYQPYQLVGSITPWNAQLAMQMLDIPAALMAGCAVLTKASEVTPLAWAATVKGWKEIGAPDVLDAVTGRGPAGAAVVDNVDMIQFTGSVGTGRRIGIRAAERMIPCCLELGGKDAMIVLADADLDRAAKAAVWGGFYNAGQICVSVERVYVEAPVYDEFVGKVVDLTRKLRVGTDAPGSYDADVGAVATPQQLSIIERHVADAVAKGATVAVGGHRVPGPGLFHQPTVLLDVDESMACMAEETFGPTLPIVKVADADEAVRRTNDSDFGLAASVFTRNHANGRAIAARIDSGSVNVNNVMTNVFQLPVPFGGRRNSGLGARHGGAEGIRKYCWAKSVIEERFNLPTEIYWYPTKARRIRLMTRAARLLSAGDWRRRLRLRR, via the coding sequence GTGACCGCCCTGTCCACCAGCGAGACCGGCGGCCCGATTCCGGCCCGGTCGGAGATCGACGTACTCTCCCCGGCCGATGGGCGTCTGGTGGGCAAGGTGGCGGACATGAGCGCCCCCGAGGTCGAAGCAGTCGCGCACCGGCTGCGGGGAGCCCAGCCGGCGTGGGCGGCGATCGGCTTCACCGGCCGCCGCATCTGGCTCGAGCGCTTCCGAGACTGGATCCTGGACAACGAAGACCGGCTGCTGCGCCTCGTGCAGGACGAGACCGGCAAGACCTGGGGGGACCTGCCGATCGGCGAGATCGTCGCGTCGGTGGATGTGCTCAACTACTGGGCACGCAACGCCGAGAGGTTCCTGGCGCCCCAGAAAGCCAGGCCGCACAACGTGATGATGGCGACCAAGCGAATGCGGGTCACATATCAGCCGTATCAGCTGGTCGGTTCGATCACGCCGTGGAACGCCCAGCTCGCAATGCAAATGCTCGACATCCCCGCCGCACTGATGGCCGGCTGCGCCGTCCTCACCAAAGCCTCCGAGGTGACGCCGCTGGCCTGGGCCGCGACGGTGAAGGGCTGGAAGGAGATCGGCGCTCCAGATGTCCTCGACGCGGTGACCGGGCGCGGTCCCGCCGGCGCCGCCGTCGTCGACAACGTGGACATGATCCAGTTCACCGGCAGCGTCGGTACCGGCCGGCGGATCGGAATCCGCGCCGCCGAACGGATGATCCCGTGTTGCCTGGAGTTGGGCGGCAAGGACGCGATGATCGTGCTGGCCGACGCCGACCTCGATCGCGCGGCCAAGGCCGCGGTTTGGGGTGGCTTCTACAACGCCGGCCAGATCTGCGTGTCGGTCGAGCGCGTGTACGTCGAAGCTCCCGTCTATGACGAGTTCGTCGGCAAGGTCGTCGATCTGACCAGGAAACTTCGCGTTGGCACCGATGCTCCCGGCAGTTACGACGCCGACGTCGGCGCCGTCGCCACGCCCCAGCAGCTGTCCATCATCGAACGCCACGTTGCCGATGCGGTAGCCAAGGGGGCTACGGTCGCCGTCGGTGGTCACCGGGTGCCCGGTCCAGGTTTGTTTCATCAACCCACCGTGCTGCTCGATGTCGACGAGTCGATGGCCTGCATGGCCGAAGAGACATTCGGGCCGACCCTGCCGATCGTCAAAGTGGCCGATGCCGACGAAGCCGTGCGACGCACCAACGACTCGGATTTCGGGCTTGCCGCCAGCGTGTTCACCCGCAACCATGCCAACGGCCGGGCGATCGCCGCGCGGATCGATTCCGGCTCGGTCAACGTCAACAACGTCATGACCAACGTCTTCCAGCTACCGGTGCCGTTCGGCGGCCGGCGCAACTCCGGCCTAGGCGCCCGGCACGGTGGCGCCGAGGGAATTCGCAAGTACTGCTGGGCTAAGTCGGTCATCGAAGAGCGGTTCAACCTGCCGACTGAAATCTATTGGTACCCAACGAAAGCACGCCGAATTCGGTTGATGACACGGGCGGCTCGTTTGCTCTCCGCGGGAGATTGGCGCCGCCGGCTCCGGCTACGTCGGTAG
- the cyp125_1 gene encoding steroid C26-monooxygenase, translated as MTTAKPDIRVLEADTYANGDPTTFGLPLEQYKYLRDEQPCYLYEFNDPMLIERAWVVSRNADIWAVDKNSELYAADRGHVLMWKFSPLDPSVGGKPAMLTMDGAKHRTQRGVMSKAFTPGMVKKLEEKFRGYAVNIVDAALEKGTFNFVTDIGHTMPMEALGDVLGVPSGDRAKFFAWVDTFAAPFDTRITPSFEFVLQAIFDLLGYAVELAEIKRAEPGDDVITQLVQAGAEVISQDELLGNVALLASGAAESTRTALSHGMHELMRNPEQMAWLRAHADDIPNTAIQEIVRIATPFTHLVRTATADHELYGQQIKEGDIVLMLFTSGNFDERAIDSPNVFDLTREKNPHVSFGRGPHQCLGKHVAGLEMKILLEELLRRTKDITPAGDISYVRDAFSRGVYQLPVTITPA; from the coding sequence ATGACGACAGCCAAGCCCGACATCCGCGTTCTGGAAGCGGACACCTACGCCAACGGCGACCCGACAACATTCGGGCTGCCGTTGGAGCAGTATAAGTACCTGCGCGACGAGCAACCTTGTTACCTCTACGAATTCAACGATCCGATGCTCATCGAGCGCGCCTGGGTGGTCAGCCGCAATGCCGATATCTGGGCCGTGGACAAGAATTCGGAGCTGTATGCGGCCGATCGTGGTCACGTGCTGATGTGGAAGTTCAGCCCACTCGACCCGAGCGTCGGCGGTAAGCCGGCGATGTTGACGATGGACGGGGCCAAGCACCGCACCCAGCGCGGGGTGATGAGTAAGGCGTTCACTCCGGGCATGGTCAAGAAGCTGGAGGAGAAGTTCCGCGGATACGCGGTCAACATCGTCGACGCCGCTTTGGAGAAGGGCACCTTCAACTTCGTCACCGACATCGGGCACACCATGCCGATGGAGGCCCTGGGTGACGTGCTGGGCGTGCCGTCGGGGGACCGGGCGAAGTTCTTCGCTTGGGTGGACACCTTCGCGGCACCATTCGACACCCGCATCACCCCCTCCTTCGAATTCGTGCTGCAGGCGATCTTCGACTTACTCGGCTACGCGGTCGAATTGGCTGAGATCAAGCGCGCCGAGCCCGGCGATGACGTGATCACTCAGCTGGTGCAGGCGGGAGCCGAGGTGATCTCCCAGGACGAGCTGTTGGGCAATGTCGCCCTGCTGGCCAGCGGGGCCGCCGAGAGCACCCGTACCGCGCTCAGCCACGGTATGCACGAGCTGATGCGCAACCCCGAGCAGATGGCCTGGCTGCGCGCGCACGCCGACGACATCCCGAACACCGCCATCCAGGAGATCGTGCGCATCGCCACCCCGTTCACCCACCTGGTGCGCACCGCCACCGCCGATCACGAGTTGTACGGCCAACAGATCAAAGAAGGTGACATCGTGCTGATGCTGTTCACCTCGGGCAACTTCGACGAACGTGCCATCGACAGTCCCAACGTCTTTGACTTGACTCGCGAGAAGAATCCGCACGTCAGCTTCGGCCGCGGTCCGCATCAGTGCCTCGGCAAGCACGTCGCGGGCCTGGAGATGAAGATCCTGCTCGAAGAACTGCTGCGACGCACCAAGGACATCACCCCCGCCGGCGACATCAGCTATGTGCGAGATGCGTTCTCGCGCGGTGTATATCAGCTGCCGGTCACCATCACACCCGCGTGA
- a CDS encoding ATP-dependent acyl-CoA ligase, with protein sequence MEQHTAVRAVPGTGQMLSLGELLRVRAAELPDRAYLTVSGRGFTFAELDARSDAVASALHANGVRAGDRVALLTPNRPEVAELFFGLAKLGAIQVPLNAALKGDFLRYQLSQSGASIVVVDAECACALAPVLPGLTDLRLCVLLDGGRGGGELVGIEWTSYSEFVTTSAKTPRVTVNPSDTMTIMYTSGTTGFPKGCLLSHGYYQRAALAVGRGVEVTEHDVLFTTLPMFHAAAMFSSLIGGLVYAIPAVIEPAFSARNFMTRAAEVNATVAFAVGAMGNALLATPPSPADRAHRLRTMVVAPLAPQSQQAFRDRFGIIPHGQMYGQTECMPITCTRLSDARDMAGCGAPVDDLELALLDDDDRPVPRGQVGEIAIRPRGRFVMFDGYWDQPDATLRAFRNLWYHTGDSGRFLPSGQLEFIDRRKDALRRRGENISSMQVEAAIRAHPKVVDVAVHGVASALSEDDVKACIVLAEGAAITPEELFAFFCEQVPSYAIPRYVEFLDDLPRTAVGRVMKYRLRERPVDENVWDFEGAQRIPAGETQQSMRQEARKT encoded by the coding sequence GTGGAGCAGCACACGGCCGTGCGAGCCGTACCTGGAACCGGGCAGATGCTTTCGCTCGGCGAGCTACTGCGGGTCAGGGCGGCGGAACTTCCCGATCGGGCGTACCTGACCGTGAGCGGACGCGGGTTCACGTTCGCCGAACTCGATGCCCGCTCGGACGCGGTTGCCTCGGCTCTGCATGCCAATGGTGTGCGTGCCGGTGACCGGGTGGCACTGTTGACGCCGAACAGGCCGGAGGTCGCGGAACTGTTCTTCGGATTGGCCAAGCTCGGCGCGATCCAGGTGCCACTTAACGCGGCGTTGAAGGGTGATTTCCTGCGCTATCAGCTCAGCCAGTCGGGGGCTTCGATCGTTGTGGTGGACGCTGAATGCGCCTGCGCCCTCGCTCCGGTTCTGCCCGGGCTGACCGACCTTCGGCTGTGCGTTCTGCTCGACGGCGGGCGGGGCGGAGGCGAACTGGTCGGCATCGAGTGGACCAGCTATTCGGAGTTCGTCACGACGAGCGCGAAAACTCCTCGGGTAACGGTGAATCCGAGCGACACCATGACGATCATGTACACCTCGGGGACCACCGGATTCCCGAAGGGCTGCCTGCTCAGCCACGGCTACTACCAACGCGCCGCGCTGGCCGTCGGACGCGGTGTGGAGGTGACCGAACACGACGTGCTGTTCACGACACTGCCGATGTTTCATGCCGCAGCAATGTTCAGCAGCCTCATCGGGGGATTGGTCTACGCGATCCCGGCAGTGATCGAACCTGCGTTCAGTGCCCGGAACTTCATGACCCGCGCGGCCGAGGTGAACGCGACGGTTGCCTTCGCCGTCGGGGCCATGGGTAACGCGCTGTTGGCAACACCGCCGAGCCCAGCGGACCGGGCGCACCGACTGAGGACCATGGTCGTCGCGCCATTGGCGCCGCAGTCGCAGCAGGCATTTCGGGACCGGTTCGGAATCATTCCGCATGGGCAGATGTACGGACAGACCGAATGCATGCCGATCACCTGCACGCGTCTGTCCGACGCACGTGACATGGCCGGTTGCGGCGCTCCCGTGGACGACCTGGAACTTGCATTGCTTGACGACGATGACCGTCCGGTGCCGCGAGGGCAGGTCGGGGAGATCGCGATCCGGCCTAGGGGCCGCTTCGTCATGTTCGACGGCTACTGGGATCAACCGGATGCCACGCTGCGGGCTTTCCGCAACCTGTGGTACCACACGGGCGACTCCGGCCGCTTCCTGCCCAGCGGGCAACTCGAGTTCATCGACCGCAGGAAGGACGCGCTGCGCCGCCGCGGAGAGAACATCTCGAGCATGCAGGTGGAAGCAGCCATCCGGGCGCATCCCAAGGTGGTTGACGTCGCCGTGCACGGTGTGGCATCCGCGTTGAGCGAAGACGACGTCAAGGCGTGCATCGTGCTGGCCGAAGGGGCCGCGATCACGCCCGAGGAACTCTTCGCGTTCTTCTGCGAGCAGGTGCCGTCCTACGCAATACCACGCTACGTCGAGTTTCTCGACGATCTTCCGCGAACCGCCGTCGGGCGGGTCATGAAATACCGGCTGCGGGAACGACCAGTCGACGAGAACGTGTGGGACTTCGAAGGGGCTCAACGAATTCCAGCCGGTGAGACACAACAATCGATGAGACAAGAAGCGAGGAAGACATGA
- a CDS encoding cytochrome P450 has product MTFDVLSPEVYAKGDPAQNGLPLDAMDRMRVEAPCYRQRLDDPMMVNEIWVLTRHEDIDRVSRDPATFSSRRGLTARLWTPFETELGGKPAMIGLDGQDHLRNRRVVTKAFTPNVVKHFEAEFRVMCRRIVKKALQKGTFNFVEEIAVEMPLHAICELMGVPEKDRRTFLSWVNAYAVPTDPDYAPSPEAALGAVAAIWQYALELAEHRRTQPGEDLMSKIVRARDEETLDDDELQGLVLLLAGGGADTTRNAFSHGMHALIRNPEQMAWLRERADDIPLSAVQEIVRWATPVIHIARTATTDTEIAGQPVAAGERVAMLLPGANFDPTVIEDPRTFDLSREPNRHLSFGMGPHACIGRHIAALEIKLLFEELLRETAVIEMAGEIGYVRDNFLRGVHSLPIKVS; this is encoded by the coding sequence ATGACCTTCGACGTCCTGAGTCCCGAGGTGTACGCCAAGGGCGACCCCGCGCAGAACGGGCTGCCCCTGGACGCGATGGACCGCATGCGCGTGGAAGCACCGTGCTACCGGCAGCGGCTTGACGACCCGATGATGGTCAACGAAATCTGGGTCCTCACCCGCCATGAAGACATCGATCGGGTCAGCCGCGACCCAGCCACGTTCTCGTCGAGACGGGGCCTCACCGCACGGCTATGGACACCGTTCGAGACCGAACTAGGTGGCAAACCCGCCATGATCGGCCTGGACGGGCAAGATCATCTGCGCAACCGGCGGGTGGTCACCAAGGCCTTCACTCCCAATGTGGTCAAACACTTCGAAGCCGAGTTCCGTGTGATGTGCCGGCGGATCGTCAAAAAGGCGCTGCAGAAAGGAACATTCAACTTCGTCGAGGAGATCGCGGTGGAAATGCCGCTGCACGCGATCTGTGAGTTGATGGGGGTTCCGGAAAAGGATCGGCGCACCTTCCTGTCGTGGGTGAATGCCTATGCGGTGCCGACCGACCCCGACTACGCCCCGTCGCCCGAGGCAGCGCTCGGCGCGGTCGCCGCAATCTGGCAGTACGCACTCGAACTCGCCGAGCACCGGCGAACGCAACCCGGCGAGGACTTGATGTCGAAGATTGTGCGGGCACGCGACGAGGAAACGCTCGATGACGACGAACTACAGGGTCTCGTGCTGCTACTCGCGGGCGGAGGGGCCGACACCACCCGTAACGCTTTCTCGCACGGGATGCACGCTCTGATCCGCAACCCCGAGCAGATGGCATGGCTGCGCGAACGTGCCGACGACATCCCGCTCAGCGCCGTCCAGGAAATCGTCCGGTGGGCGACGCCGGTAATCCACATCGCGCGGACGGCGACGACGGACACCGAGATCGCGGGGCAGCCCGTCGCGGCTGGTGAGCGAGTCGCAATGCTCTTGCCGGGTGCCAACTTCGACCCAACCGTTATCGAAGACCCGCGCACGTTCGACCTGTCCCGCGAACCGAACCGCCACCTCTCGTTCGGGATGGGACCACACGCCTGCATCGGCCGACACATTGCCGCGCTGGAAATAAAATTACTGTTCGAAGAACTGCTCAGGGAGACCGCGGTGATCGAGATGGCCGGCGAGATCGGTTATGTCCGTGACAATTTCCTGCGCGGCGTGCACAGCCTCCCCATCAAAGTCAGCTAG